The genomic segment TTAATTTAGGGTTTCCTGTTTTTCTTATATAAAATATTATGGTTCAATCCTAGTTAAACAAAAATTATTTTGTTGTAATACTCGGAGGGACAATGGAAAACAAATATATAATTCGTTCAAGAATTTCAGAGCATAAATTTAGGGAGATTCTAAAGATATTTTGTTTGGATATAGAAGCTAAAAAATGTTCTCAATTATGTGGAATAAATCGTAATACAGCGAGTAATATTTATGAT from the Chitinispirillales bacterium genome contains:
- a CDS encoding IS1595 family transposase, whose amino-acid sequence is MENKYIIRSRISEHKFREILKIFCLDIEAKKCSQLCGINRNTASNIYD